From Cellulophaga lytica DSM 7489, a single genomic window includes:
- a CDS encoding efflux RND transporter periplasmic adaptor subunit encodes MNKVLKYTLIVVAVLAVLWAAAFFIKTNSKSSISYETKKPFISSIEKKSVATGKLVPEEEVEIKPQISGIIEKIYLEEGVEVKSGDLIAVIKVVPNEQSLNQASGRVKTAQLALNNVKLEFERNKLLFEKDVISKQEFDNIKLRYDQAQQDVSNAQADYQIIRKGSAGGSSSANTNIRATVSGTILEIPVEEGDQVIESNNFNDGTTIASIADLKKMIFEGKVDEGEVGKLKVGMPLKVSLGAVDDKEFDAKLRFIAPKGVEETGAVQFKIEGDVVVDEGVMIRAGYSANASFILEKKNDVMVLPEALLQFDKNTDKPYVEVAKGDQQFERKDIEIGISDGVNVEILSGLTENDAVKIWNKTEPIKKGDDEEKTTDEE; translated from the coding sequence ATGAATAAAGTGCTAAAATATACACTAATAGTGGTAGCTGTATTGGCTGTATTGTGGGCAGCAGCCTTCTTTATTAAGACAAATAGTAAGTCTTCAATTTCTTATGAAACAAAAAAACCATTTATCTCTAGTATAGAGAAAAAATCTGTTGCTACTGGTAAATTAGTACCGGAGGAAGAAGTAGAAATTAAGCCTCAAATTTCTGGAATTATTGAAAAAATATATTTAGAAGAAGGAGTAGAGGTTAAGTCTGGAGATTTAATTGCCGTTATTAAAGTTGTGCCTAATGAGCAGTCTTTAAACCAAGCTAGTGGTAGAGTTAAAACTGCCCAATTGGCATTAAATAATGTAAAATTAGAGTTTGAAAGAAATAAGTTGTTATTTGAAAAGGACGTTATTTCTAAACAAGAGTTTGATAATATTAAACTAAGGTATGACCAAGCTCAACAAGATGTATCTAATGCACAAGCAGATTATCAAATTATTAGAAAAGGTTCTGCTGGTGGTTCTTCTAGTGCAAATACAAATATTAGAGCAACAGTAAGTGGTACAATTTTAGAAATTCCTGTAGAGGAAGGAGACCAGGTAATTGAAAGTAATAACTTTAATGATGGTACAACTATAGCATCTATTGCAGACCTTAAAAAAATGATTTTTGAGGGTAAAGTAGATGAAGGTGAGGTAGGAAAACTTAAAGTTGGTATGCCTTTAAAAGTTAGTTTAGGAGCTGTAGATGATAAAGAATTTGATGCTAAATTAAGATTTATTGCGCCAAAGGGAGTGGAAGAAACAGGTGCTGTTCAATTTAAAATTGAGGGTGATGTTGTGGTTGATGAAGGTGTAATGATACGTGCTGGTTATAGCGCAAATGCATCTTTTATATTAGAAAAGAAAAATGATGTTATGGTATTACCAGAAGCATTATTACAGTTTGATAAAAATACAGATAAACCTTATGTAGAAGTTGCTAAAGGTGATCAGCAGTTTGAGCGTAAAGATATTGAAATTGGTATTTCTGATGGTGTAAACGTAGAAATACTATCTGGACTTACAGAAAATGATGCTGTTAAAATTTGGAACAAAACTGAGCCTATTAAAAAAGGTGATGATGAAGAAAAAACTACTGACGAAGAATAG
- a CDS encoding TolC family protein, translating into MKLKITIVLLLFVVGLTNAQQKKWSIEECINYALENNIDVEQLELQLQSAKLGESDALGDFLPNLNGSTNGSWSKGSGFDQTTNQRVSGTFFSLNAGVSSGVTLFNGLRNIHNFNKAKLNTIASQYRLDGIKDNIVLNVANAYLDVLAAKESLKVVELQAEISDQDYERTKALVEAGTVPKGDLLELEATIADYEQQKVNGENNVVLRRLFLAQLLQITDYQNFDIAESTYNVPPSEIYNYTAKEVYDKALTIRGNIKLAETNIDIAEKDVKIAKGALYPTLSASVGYNTSYSSFVKRITNASFTDQLSENDGIGYGMSLSVPVFNGFSVRNNIRRSKLNLEQTKLQAEQEKLALEASINQAYLDVRSFGKRYEAAQKTYDARKQAYDFAKERFDVGLMNAFDFSQSQSRLDNAAIDVVNAKYNYIFRIKILEIYYGIPVTLE; encoded by the coding sequence ATGAAACTTAAAATAACAATAGTGCTGCTTCTATTTGTTGTTGGGCTAACTAACGCACAGCAAAAAAAATGGAGTATTGAAGAGTGTATAAATTATGCACTAGAAAACAATATAGACGTAGAACAATTAGAGCTGCAATTGCAAAGTGCAAAATTAGGAGAGTCTGATGCTTTGGGAGATTTTTTACCAAACTTAAATGGTTCAACTAATGGTTCATGGAGTAAGGGTTCTGGTTTTGATCAAACTACAAATCAAAGGGTATCAGGTACGTTTTTCTCTTTAAACGCTGGTGTATCTTCTGGAGTTACACTTTTTAACGGTTTACGTAACATACATAACTTTAATAAAGCAAAATTAAATACCATTGCTAGTCAATATAGGTTAGATGGTATAAAAGACAACATTGTGCTTAATGTAGCAAATGCTTATTTAGATGTATTGGCAGCCAAAGAGTCTTTAAAGGTGGTAGAACTTCAGGCAGAAATTTCTGATCAAGATTACGAACGTACAAAAGCACTAGTTGAAGCTGGTACTGTGCCAAAAGGAGATTTGCTAGAGCTAGAAGCTACTATTGCAGATTATGAGCAACAAAAAGTAAATGGAGAAAATAATGTTGTTTTAAGAAGGTTATTTTTGGCTCAATTATTACAAATTACAGATTATCAAAATTTTGATATAGCAGAGTCCACTTATAATGTTCCTCCATCAGAAATATACAATTATACGGCTAAGGAAGTGTATGATAAAGCACTTACAATTAGAGGTAATATAAAATTGGCAGAGACTAATATAGATATAGCAGAAAAAGATGTTAAAATAGCTAAAGGGGCTCTGTATCCTACACTTAGTGCATCTGTTGGTTATAATACTAGTTACTCTAGTTTTGTTAAACGTATTACTAATGCAAGTTTTACAGATCAGTTATCAGAGAATGATGGTATTGGTTATGGTATGAGTTTAAGTGTGCCTGTTTTTAACGGTTTTAGTGTACGTAATAACATTAGAAGGTCTAAACTTAATTTAGAGCAAACGAAACTGCAAGCAGAGCAAGAAAAATTAGCATTAGAAGCAAGCATTAACCAGGCTTACTTAGATGTTAGGTCTTTTGGAAAAAGATATGAGGCAGCGCAAAAAACGTACGATGCAAGAAAGCAAGCGTATGATTTTGCTAAAGAACGTTTTGATGTTGGTTTAATGAATGCTTTTGATTTTAGTCAGTCACAATCTAGATTAGATAATGCAGCTATAGATGTTGTAAACGCAAAGTATAATTACATCTTTAGAATTAAAATATTAGAAATTTACTACGGTATACCAGTTACACTAGAGTAA